From a region of the Castanea sativa cultivar Marrone di Chiusa Pesio chromosome 10, ASM4071231v1 genome:
- the LOC142613484 gene encoding putative cinnamyl alcohol dehydrogenase 1 encodes MSSLSANEDCLGWAARDASGVLSPYSFNRRAVRSDDVSIKITHCGVCYADVIWTRNGHGDSKYPLVPGHEIVGIVQEVGSNVNRFKVGDHVGVGTYVNSCRDCEYCNDEEEVNCEKRRVSTFNGVDDDGTITKGGYSSYIVVHDRYCFRLPDDYPLASAAPLLCAGITVYSPMIRHKMNQPGKSLGVIGLGGLGHMAVKFGKAFGLNVTVLSTSISKKEEALTLLGADKFVVSSDQEQMKAEAKSLDFIIDTAAGDHPFDPYMSLLKTGGVLVLVGFPSEVKFHPASLNIGMKTVSGSVTGGTKSTQEMIDFCSAHKIYPNIEVIPIHYANEALQRLIKRDVRYRFVIDIENSLK; translated from the exons ATGAGTTCCTTGAGTGCAAATGAAGATTGCCTTGGATGGGCAGCAAGAGATGCATCTGGCGTTTTATCACCTTACAGCTTCAACCGCAG GGCTGTAAGGAGTGATGAtgtttcaataaaaattacacACTGTGGAGTTTGTTATGCTGATGTTATTTGGACCAGGAATGGACATGGGGATTCGAAGTATCCTTTGGTGCCTGG ACATGAGATTGTTGGCATTGTGCAAGAGGTCGGTTCTAATGTTAACCGCTTCAAAGTTGGTGACCACGTTGGAGTAGGAACTTATGTCAATTCATGTAGAGATTGTGAGTATTGTAACGATGAAGAAGAGGTTAATTGCGAAAAAAGACGAGTTTCAACCTTTAATGGGGTGGATGATGATGGTACTATTACAAAAGGAGGATATTCCAGCTATATTGTTGTTCATGATAG GTACTGCTTCAGGTTACCTGATGACTATCCATTGGCTTCAGCAGCTCCTTTGCTTTGTGCTGGAATCACGGTGTACAGTCCCATGATACGCCATAAGATGAACCAACCTGGTAAATCTCTGGGAGTGATTGGACTTGGAGGTCTTGGTCACATGGCAGTGAAGTTTGGGAAGGCGTTTGGGTTGAATGTGACTGTTCTCAGCACTAGCATATCCAAGAAAGAGGAAGCTCTAACTTTGCTTGGTGCAGACAAATTTGTGGTCTCATCTGACCAAGAGCAAATGAAG GCCGAGGCTAAGTCATTAGACTTTATAATTGACACTGCAGCTGGTGATCACCCCTTTGATCCATACATGTCACTGTTGAAAACTGGTGGTGTTTTGGTCCTAGTGGGATTCCCTAGTGAAGTCAAATTCCATCCTGCAAGCCTTAACATAG GAATGAAAACCGTTTCTGGTAGCGTTACAGGTGGTACAAAGTCGACACAAGAAATGATAGACTTTTGTAGTGCTCATAAAATTTACCCAAACATAGAAGTAATTCCAATTCACTATGCAAATGAAGCTCTTCAGAGGCTAATAAAGAGAGACGTGAGGTATCGGTTTGTGATCGATATTGAGAACTCCCTGAAATGA
- the LOC142613486 gene encoding putative cinnamyl alcohol dehydrogenase 1 produces MSSLSANEDCLGWAARDASGFLSPYSFNRRALRSDDVSIKITHCGVCYADVAWTRNEHGDSKYPLVPGHEIVGIVKEVGSNVNRFKVGDHVGVGTYVNSCRDCECCNDEEEVYCVKGLVLTFNGVDDDGTITKGGYSSYIVVHDRYCFRIPDGYPLASAAPLLCAGITVYSPMIRHKMNQPGKSLGVIGLGGLGHMAVKFGKAFGLNVTILSTSISKKEEALTLLGADKFVVSSDQEQMKAEAKSLDFIIDTAAGDHPFDPYMSLLKTGGVLALVAFPSEVKFHPASLNIGMKTVSGSVTGGTKLTQEMIDFCAAHKVYPKIEVIPIHYANEALERLIKRDVRYRFVIDIENSLK; encoded by the exons ATGAGCTCCTTGAGTGCAAATGAAGATTGTCTTGGATGGGCAGCAAGAGATGCATCTGGCTTTTTATCACCTTACAGCTTCAACCGCAG GGCTCTAAGGAGTGATGAtgtttcaataaaaattacacACTGTGGAGTTTGTTATGCTGATGTAGCTTGGACCAGGAATGAACATGGGGATTCAAAGTATCCTTTGGTGCCTGG ACATGAGATTGTTGGCATTGTGAAAGAGGTCGGTTCTAATGTTAACCGCTTCAAAGTTGGTGACCATGTTGGAGTAGGAACTTATGTCAATTCATGTAGAGATTGTGAGTGCTGTAACGATGAAGAAGAAGTTTATTGCGTAAAAGGATTAGTTTTAACCTTTAATGGGGTGGATGATGATGGTACTATTACAAAAGGAGGATATTCCAGCTATATTGTTGTCCATGATAG GTACTGCTTCAGGATACCTGATGGCTATCCATTGGCTTCAGCAGCTCCTTTGCTTTGTGCTGGAATTACCGTGTACAGTCCCATGATACGCCACAAGATGAATCAACCTGGTAAATCTCTAGGCGTGATTGGACTTGGAGGTCTTGGTCACATGGCCGTGAAGTTTGGAAAGGCTTTTGGGTTGAATGTGACTATTCTCAGCACTAGCATTTCCAAGAAAGAGGAAGCTCTAACTTTGCTTGGTGCAGACAAATTTGTGGTCTCATCTGACCAAGAGCAGATGAAG GCCGAGGCTAAGTCATTAGACTTTATAATTGACACAGCAGCTGGTGATCACCCATTTGATCCATACATGTCACTGTTGAAAACTGGTGGCGTTCTGGCCCTAGTGGCATTCCCAAGTGAAGTCAAATTCCATCCTGCAAGCCTTAACATAG GAATGAAAACCGTTTCTGGTAGCGTTACAGGTGGTACAAAGTTGACACAAGAAATGATAGACTTCTGTGCTGCTCATAAAGTTTACCCAAAAATAGAAGTAATTCCAATTCACTATGCAAATGAAGCTCTTGAGAGGCTAATAAAGAGAGACGTGAGGTATCGGTTTGTGATTGATATTGAGAACTCCCTGAAATGA